In Xenopus laevis strain J_2021 chromosome 2S, Xenopus_laevis_v10.1, whole genome shotgun sequence, a genomic segment contains:
- the LOC121400735 gene encoding arachidonate 12-lipoxygenase, 12R-type-like has protein sequence MFVYKIQVVTGNFLSAGTLDSISLHLIGSNGESTKYKLDDCGDESKPGAVDEYTVSSEKDLGEILLVRIIKEQYLFFPTDTWFCNYITVTCPKGELYQFPYYKWIEGFVTVDIPQGKGFILSAGVNPIVRQQRQSELEKKRQTYGWKSYVDGAPRCINVDSTADLPPNEQFSFMKKCSFSFLALPGIIGVKIFGLSNCKESWKDLNDIKKVFFFEETENSECPTSENIFHISTTG, from the exons ATGTTTGTCTATAAGATCCAAGTGGTAACCGGCAATTTTCTCAGTGCTGGGACCCTGGACTCCATCTCTCTTCACCTCATTGGATCCAATGGAGAAAGCACCAAATACAAACTGGATGACTGTGGAGATGAATCCAAACCTGGAGCT GTGGATGAGTACACAGTGAGTAGTGAGAAAGACCTGGGAGAGATCCTGCTGGTCCGGATCATTAAGGAACAGTACTTGTTCTTCCCAACGGATACCTGGTTCTGTAACTACATCACGGTGACCTGCCCCAAAGGAGAACTCTATCAGTTCCCATACTACAAATGGATCGAAGGCTTTGTGACTGTGGATATTCCCCAGGGGAAGG GTTTCATTCTAAGCGCTGGAGTCAACCCCATAGTGAGACAACAGAGACAGTCAGAGCTGGAGAAGAAGAGACAGACATACGG CTGGAAATCGTACGTAGACGGGGCCCCTCGCTGTATCAACGTGGACTCCACCGCAGATCTGCCTCCTAATGAACAATTCTCCTTTATGAAAAAGTGCAGTTTTAGCTTTTTGGCTTTGCCTGG AATAATTGGGGTGAAGATCTTTGGGCTCTCGAACTGCAAAGAATCCTGGAAAGACCTAAATGATATCAAGAAAGTCTTTTTCTTTGAAGAAACTGAAAATTCAG AGTGCCCTACATCTGAGAATATTTTCCATATCTCAACCACTGGATAG